In Heyndrickxia vini, the sequence TTCGCTTCTATTACAAATTAGAAAAAGGTTATTTTCTTTACTTTTTAATACGATGTATTTCATCATTGAATATGCATCTGTAATTGAAGTAGGTTCAGGGGTTGTTACAACAAAAATATCATCTACTGAAAATAATATTTGTAGATTTGCATTTGTCGCTCCTGCCCCCATATCGAATAGGATAAAATCATATTGATATTGTAACTCTTCTAATTCTTCCAACAATCTTTGAACAAAAATATTATCTAATTCCAGTACCTCAGAAAATCCATTTCCAGCTGAGATATAGGAAATATTGTTTGGTCCCGGAAAAATAATTTCATTAAATGGTATGTTTTTTTCAATATAGTCAGAAATGGTATATTTCGTATCTGTACCTAACAATACATTGATGTTCCCCATTCCTATATCAAAATCAAAAATTAGCACCTTATATCCTTTTTGTACTAAAGAAAAGGCAGTGTTAACGGTAATATTGGATTTACCTACACCGCCTTTTCCGCTAACAACAGCAATGGTTTTAGCAGGGGTAGATTCAATAGTTTTGAGCTTTTTTCGTAACTTTTCTGCTTGATCACTCATAATTTCATACCTTCAAATAAATGATTAACCAATAGGTCTCGTGTGCATTCTTCCAAATCGTCCGGAACATCTTGACCATTTGTAAGGTATGCCACACCTTTTTCATTTTTTAAAATCAAATTAAAAATTGTTCCATAAGTTGAGGTTTCATCCAATTTAGTGAAAATGAATTTGTTAATACTTAGAGATTCAAAGTTTTTTATTATCATTTGAATATCTTTTTCTTTCATTGTCGTCGATAAAGTCAAAAATGTTTCCATACTTTGACTAAAATCGATGAGGTTTTCTAATTCCGTAATATACTTCATTTCCCTGTAATTGCGGCCGGCAGTATCGATAAATATATGATCATATTCAGCATATTTTATGATCGCCTTTTGAAAATCCTCCAATTTATAAACAACCTCTACTGGTACATTTAGTAGATTAGCATATGTTTTCAACTGTTCGATAGCGGCAATTCTATAAGTATCTGTTGTAATAAAGGCAATTTTCTTCCTTTTTTCAAGTACTTCCCCCGCAGCAATTTTTGCTAAAGTAGTTGTTTTCCCAACACCTGTAGGACCGACTAAATTAATGAACTTTTTCTGTGGAGATATTCCGCCATGTTCAAAAGTAGACATACTCGAAATAAAAAATTCTTTTGCCCATTCAACTACTTGATTCATCGTAGGCTCATTGTCACTATTTCGATAACGATTTAGTAATTTGTTGCTTAAAGCTGAGATAATATCATCATTTATTTCTTGTTCGTGTAACTTTCCACAAATGACTTGAATGGGCTCGGGCAAATGTACAAGTAATTGATTCACTGTCATTTCCTGAACCATTTTCTTAATTTCAGTTAGTTCATGATGAATGTCATTTTTATTGTTTTGCTCAATGTTTACTCGTTGTTGTACAGGAATAATTGGTGGTTTTTGCTGCTTTTCTTTCAGAATAGCATGATTTTGTCTTGAGTCCATATCTAAGGCAGCGATGACTTCAAGTTTTTTTTTCTTAAATAAACCAAGCCAACCACCCGTATAGGTAACTTTGGAATTAAGAATGACTGCCTCGTCACCTAATTCACGACGAATCTGCTTCATCGCCTCTGACATATTTGATGCTACAAACTTTTTCACTTTCATGATAGATTCACCACCCCAACACTTTGTACTTCAACATTTGCCTCCAATTCATTATAAGAAAGAATCGGAACTCGTGGAAAATACCGTTCCGTCATTTGACGAACATACATCCTTACAGCAGGGGAACATAATATAATTGGTGATTGACCGATTACTGACAATTGTTCAACCTGTCCAGCTATTGCTTCTAAAATGCTTTGTGAATCATTTGGATCTATTGATAAGTAATTACCATGTTCTGTTTGTTGCACCCCATCAGCAATCATTTTCTCAATTTTTCCTGAAACAGTAATAACCTTTAAATTATTCCCGTCCTCAATATATTGATTCGTAATTTGTCTAGCTAAGCTTTGTCGCACATATTCCGTTAATAAATCAGTATCAGAGGACATTTTACCGAAATCGGCTAAAGTTTCAAAGATGATTGTTAAATTTCGAATTGATACATTTTCTTTAAGAAGTTTAGCCAAAACTTTTTGTATATCACCAACAGAAAGTGGATTTGGAGTAACTTCTTCAACTAAAATCGGATAGGTCTCTTTTATATGATCGATTAGTTGTTTCGTTTCTTGTCTACCTAATAATTCATAAGCATTTGCTCGTAAAAGCTCCGTAATATGCGTAGATACAACTGAAGGAGGATCCACAACTGTAAAACCTAAAATCTCTGCTTCTTCTTTCGTATCTTCGGTTATCCATTTAGCGGGTAAGCCGAAAGATGGTTCAATCGTATCAATTCCTTCAATTGAATCTTCCCCAATACCAGGGCTCATGGCCAAATAATGATCGAGCAGTAATTCTCCTCGTCCCATTTCACTTCCCTTTATTTTTAGGACATATTCATTGGGCTGTAATTGAATATTGTCACGGATTCTCACGACTGGAATAACAATTCCCAATTCTAAAGCCAATTGACGTCTAATCATGACGACTCGATCAAGTAAATCTCCACCTTGATTTGCATCCGCAAGCGGAATGAGGCCATAACCAAATTCAAATTCAATTGGGTCAATATTT encodes:
- a CDS encoding MinD/ParA family protein, translated to MSDQAEKLRKKLKTIESTPAKTIAVVSGKGGVGKSNITVNTAFSLVQKGYKVLIFDFDIGMGNINVLLGTDTKYTISDYIEKNIPFNEIIFPGPNNISYISAGNGFSEVLELDNIFVQRLLEELEELQYQYDFILFDMGAGATNANLQILFSVDDIFVVTTPEPTSITDAYSMMKYIVLKSKENNLFLICNRSEREKEGILTLNRLQTVMKNFMNKDIYSLGILPEDSHVRKAVIRQVPFYTEFPSSSVSVKLEKIVQNYLGKKQYAISSTQSNPFIRKLRSFFER
- the flhF gene encoding flagellar biosynthesis protein FlhF; its protein translation is MKVKKFVASNMSEAMKQIRRELGDEAVILNSKVTYTGGWLGLFKKKKLEVIAALDMDSRQNHAILKEKQQKPPIIPVQQRVNIEQNNKNDIHHELTEIKKMVQEMTVNQLLVHLPEPIQVICGKLHEQEINDDIISALSNKLLNRYRNSDNEPTMNQVVEWAKEFFISSMSTFEHGGISPQKKFINLVGPTGVGKTTTLAKIAAGEVLEKRKKIAFITTDTYRIAAIEQLKTYANLLNVPVEVVYKLEDFQKAIIKYAEYDHIFIDTAGRNYREMKYITELENLIDFSQSMETFLTLSTTMKEKDIQMIIKNFESLSINKFIFTKLDETSTYGTIFNLILKNEKGVAYLTNGQDVPDDLEECTRDLLVNHLFEGMKL
- the flhA gene encoding flagellar biosynthesis protein FlhA, whose protein sequence is MSTRDLSVILSVILIVAMLIIPFPPGLLSFLIIINISLALLVLLTSMNMTEPLQFSVFPSLLLLLTLFRLGLNVSTTRSILSKGEAGGVVETFGTFVVGGNVIVGLVVFLILIIIQFVVITKGSERVSEVAARFTLDAMPGKQMSIDADLNAGMISEQEARERREKVSRESDFYGAMDGASKFVKGDAIAGIIIVLINLIFGIIIGMTQQGLPIAEAATRYSLLTVGDGIVSQVPALLISTATGIVVTRAASDGNLGQDIITQLLAFPKMLYVAAGTIFLLGIATPINDLVTIPISAAIALGGFRLSKVPKISDDNILEMEEEIQSEELKSPESVINLLNIDPIEFEFGYGLIPLADANQGGDLLDRVVMIRRQLALELGIVIPVVRIRDNIQLQPNEYVLKIKGSEMGRGELLLDHYLAMSPGIGEDSIEGIDTIEPSFGLPAKWITEDTKEEAEILGFTVVDPPSVVSTHITELLRANAYELLGRQETKQLIDHIKETYPILVEEVTPNPLSVGDIQKVLAKLLKENVSIRNLTIIFETLADFGKMSSDTDLLTEYVRQSLARQITNQYIEDGNNLKVITVSGKIEKMIADGVQQTEHGNYLSIDPNDSQSILEAIAGQVEQLSVIGQSPIILCSPAVRMYVRQMTERYFPRVPILSYNELEANVEVQSVGVVNLS